The proteins below come from a single Aptenodytes patagonicus chromosome 2, bAptPat1.pri.cur, whole genome shotgun sequence genomic window:
- the AFG3L2 gene encoding mitochondrial inner membrane m-AAA protease component AFG3L2 isoform X1, which translates to MAHRYLLLARGGCRRRGLPGVLLQQLLCGRGLLGARPCLAQLREKVTTGATTDRSTVWASVIAACRRLFSQPPKGFEKYFPNGKKANGTKGTAGETKDVKQASARQPSGTGSGGGGSGGKKGGKKEETNWWTRLQKGDIPWDVREFRMYVVGSSFFWTMVVYYFFFRVPGREITWKDFVNNYLSKGVVDRLEVVNKRFVRVIFVSGKSPHEWQYVWFNIGSVDTFERNLETVQQDLGIEVENRLPVVYSTESDGSFLLSLLPTILIIGSLLYTLRRGPAGLGRAGRGMGGLFSVGETTAKVLKDEIDVKFKDVAGCEEAKLEIMEFVNFLKNPKQYEDLGAKIPKGAILTGPPGTGKTLLAKATAGEANVPFITVNGSEFLEMFVGVGPARVRDLFALARKNAPCILFIDEIDAVGRKRGRGNFGGQSEQENTLNQLLVEMDGFNTTTNVVILAGTNRPDILDPALMRPGRFDRQIYIGPPDIKGRASIFKVHLRPLKLDTVLNKDNLARKLASLTPGFSGADIANVCNEAALIAARHLSDAINQKHFEQAIERVIGGLEKKTQVLQPEEKKTVAYHEAGHAVAGWFLEHADPLLKVSIIPRGKGLGYAQYLPKEQYLYTKEQLLDRMCMTLGGRVSEQIFFGRITTGAQDDLKKVTQSAYAQIVQFGMNEKVGQISFDLPRQGDMVLEKPYSEATARLIDEEVRSLINIAYDRTLSLLTEKKAEVEKVALRLLEKEVLDKSDMLDLLGPRPFAEKSTYEEFVEGTGSLDEDTSLPEGLKDWNKEREKEKEETTDEQVARQIRGGMPF; encoded by the exons ATGGCGCACCGTTACCTGCTGCTGGCgcgggggggctgccggcgccggGGCCTCCCCGGGGTCCTGCTGCAACAGCTGCTCTGCGGGAGGGGCCTGCTGGGGGCAAGGCCCTGCCTGGCGCAG CTCCGTGAAAAAGTTACCACTGGAGCTACTACTGACAGAAGTACTGTCTGGGCAAGTGTAATTGCTGCTTGCAGAAGGCTTTTCTCTCAACCTCCCAAAG gatttgaaaaatattttcccaatgGGAAGAAAGCTAATGGAACTAAAGGTACAGCTGGAGAAACAAAAG ACGTAAAGCAAGCTAGTGCCCGACAGCCTAGTGGGACTGGTAGTGGAGGAGGTGGCAGTGGTGGAAAAAAAGGtggcaagaaagaagaaactaaCTGGTGGACCAGATTACAGAAG GGTGACATTCCATGGGATGTCAGGGAGTTTCGGATGTACGTAGTGGGAAGTTCTTTCTTCTGGACAATGGTGGTATATTACTTCTTCTTCAGGGTCCCTGGGAGAGAAATCACCTGGAAAGACTTTGTCAATAACTACCTTTCTAAAGGAGTG GTGGACAGGCTTGAAGTGGTGAACAAGCGCTTTGTTAGAGTGATCTTTGTTTCAGGAAAGTCTCCTCATGAATGG CAGTACGTCTGGTTTAATATTGGTAGTGTGGACACTTTTGAACGGAACCTTGAAACTGTGCAGCAAGATCTGGGAATAGAAGTGGAGAACAGATTGCCTGTAGTCTACTCAACAGAGAGTGATGG ATCATTTCTCCTGAGTTTGCTGCCTACAATCCTGATTATTGGTTCTTTACTGTACACATTAAGAAGAGGTCCTGCAGGCTTAGGTCGAGCAGGGCGTGGAATGGGTGGACTCTTCAGTGTGGGTGAAACAACAGCCAAAGTCCTTAAGGATGAAATAGATGTTAAATTCAAAGATGTAGCTGGCTGTGAGGAGGCCAAATTAGAGATAATGGAGTTTGTTAACTTTCTGAAAAATCCCAAACAATATGAGGATCTGGGAGCAAAAATTCCAAAG GGGGCAATTCTGACAGGTCCTCCAGGTACTGGGAAAACACTTCTAGCTAAAGCTACAGCCGGAGAAGCTAACGTACCATTTATCACAGTCAACGGCTCGGAGTTCCTAGAGATGTTTGTTGGTGTAGGTCCAGCTCGG GTTAGAGACTTATTTGCTCTTGCTCGTAAAAATGCCCCATGCATTCTCTTCATTGACGAAATAGATGCAgtaggaaggaagagaggaaggggcAACTTTGGAGGACAAAGTGAACAAGAGAACACACTCAATCAGCTTCTAGTAGAAATGGATG GATTTAATACAACCACAAATGTAGTAATTTTGGCAGGTACTAACAGGCCGGATATTTTAGACCCTGCTCTAATGAGACCAGGACGCTTTGACAGGCAGATTTACATTG gacCCCCAGATATAAAAGGAAGAGCATCTATTTTCAAAGTTCACCTTAGACCTCTGAAATTAGACACTGTCTTAAATAAAGATAACCTAGCAAGAAAACTCGCATCACTAACACCTGGTTTTTCTG gtgctgatattgctaatgtttGTAATGAAGCTGCTTTAATTGCTGCAAGGCATCTCTCAGATGCTATAAACCAAAAGCATTTTGAGCAAGCAATTGAAAGAGTTATTGGAG gtttggaaaagaaaactcaAGTACTGCAAccagaggagaaaaagacagTAGCATATCATGAGGCAGGGCATGCAGTTGCAGGATGGTTTTTGGAACATGCTGACCCACTCTTAAAG GTATCTATCATCCCACGTGGTAAAGGACTGGGTTACGCTCAGTATTTACCCAAAGAACAGTATCTTTATACCAAAGAGCAGCTACTTGACAGAATGTGCATGACTCTGGGAGGACGTGTATCTGAGCAAATCTTCTTTGGAAGAATTACAACTGGTGCCCAAGATGACTTGAAGAAGGTGACCCAGAGTGCATATGCTCAG attgttCAGTTTGGTATGAATGAAAAAGTAGGGCAGATTTCCTTTGATCTCCCTCGTCAAGGAGACATGGTATTAGAGAAACCTTACAGTGAGGCAACTGCCAGATTGATAGATGAAGAAGTACGGTCACTAATTAACATTGCTTATGACAGGACATTAAGTCTTCTGactgagaagaaagcagaagtggAGAAG GTTGCCCTACGACTACTGGAGAAGGAAGTGCTTGATAAAAGTGATATGCTAGACTTGCTTGGCCCAAGACCATTTGCGGAAAAGTCTACTTATGAAGAATTTGTTGAAGGTACAGGAAGTTTGGATGAGGATACTTCACTACCAGAAGGCCTTAAAGACTGGAACAAAGAGcgtgaaaaagagaaagaggagacaacagatGAACAGGTTGCTAGGCAGATCAGAGGAGGGATGCCATTTTAA
- the AFG3L2 gene encoding mitochondrial inner membrane m-AAA protease component AFG3L2 isoform X2, with translation MAHRYLLLARGGCRRRGLPGVLLQQLLCGRGLLGARPCLAQLREKVTTGATTDRSTVWASVIAACRRLFSQPPKGFEKYFPNGKKANGTKGTAGETKDVKQASARQPSGTGSGGGGSGGKKGGKKEETNWWTRLQKGDIPWDVREFRMYVVGSSFFWTMVVYYFFFRVPGREITWKDFVNNYLSKGVVDRLEVVNKRFVRVIFVSGKSPHEWYVWFNIGSVDTFERNLETVQQDLGIEVENRLPVVYSTESDGSFLLSLLPTILIIGSLLYTLRRGPAGLGRAGRGMGGLFSVGETTAKVLKDEIDVKFKDVAGCEEAKLEIMEFVNFLKNPKQYEDLGAKIPKGAILTGPPGTGKTLLAKATAGEANVPFITVNGSEFLEMFVGVGPARVRDLFALARKNAPCILFIDEIDAVGRKRGRGNFGGQSEQENTLNQLLVEMDGFNTTTNVVILAGTNRPDILDPALMRPGRFDRQIYIGPPDIKGRASIFKVHLRPLKLDTVLNKDNLARKLASLTPGFSGADIANVCNEAALIAARHLSDAINQKHFEQAIERVIGGLEKKTQVLQPEEKKTVAYHEAGHAVAGWFLEHADPLLKVSIIPRGKGLGYAQYLPKEQYLYTKEQLLDRMCMTLGGRVSEQIFFGRITTGAQDDLKKVTQSAYAQIVQFGMNEKVGQISFDLPRQGDMVLEKPYSEATARLIDEEVRSLINIAYDRTLSLLTEKKAEVEKVALRLLEKEVLDKSDMLDLLGPRPFAEKSTYEEFVEGTGSLDEDTSLPEGLKDWNKEREKEKEETTDEQVARQIRGGMPF, from the exons ATGGCGCACCGTTACCTGCTGCTGGCgcgggggggctgccggcgccggGGCCTCCCCGGGGTCCTGCTGCAACAGCTGCTCTGCGGGAGGGGCCTGCTGGGGGCAAGGCCCTGCCTGGCGCAG CTCCGTGAAAAAGTTACCACTGGAGCTACTACTGACAGAAGTACTGTCTGGGCAAGTGTAATTGCTGCTTGCAGAAGGCTTTTCTCTCAACCTCCCAAAG gatttgaaaaatattttcccaatgGGAAGAAAGCTAATGGAACTAAAGGTACAGCTGGAGAAACAAAAG ACGTAAAGCAAGCTAGTGCCCGACAGCCTAGTGGGACTGGTAGTGGAGGAGGTGGCAGTGGTGGAAAAAAAGGtggcaagaaagaagaaactaaCTGGTGGACCAGATTACAGAAG GGTGACATTCCATGGGATGTCAGGGAGTTTCGGATGTACGTAGTGGGAAGTTCTTTCTTCTGGACAATGGTGGTATATTACTTCTTCTTCAGGGTCCCTGGGAGAGAAATCACCTGGAAAGACTTTGTCAATAACTACCTTTCTAAAGGAGTG GTGGACAGGCTTGAAGTGGTGAACAAGCGCTTTGTTAGAGTGATCTTTGTTTCAGGAAAGTCTCCTCATGAATGG TACGTCTGGTTTAATATTGGTAGTGTGGACACTTTTGAACGGAACCTTGAAACTGTGCAGCAAGATCTGGGAATAGAAGTGGAGAACAGATTGCCTGTAGTCTACTCAACAGAGAGTGATGG ATCATTTCTCCTGAGTTTGCTGCCTACAATCCTGATTATTGGTTCTTTACTGTACACATTAAGAAGAGGTCCTGCAGGCTTAGGTCGAGCAGGGCGTGGAATGGGTGGACTCTTCAGTGTGGGTGAAACAACAGCCAAAGTCCTTAAGGATGAAATAGATGTTAAATTCAAAGATGTAGCTGGCTGTGAGGAGGCCAAATTAGAGATAATGGAGTTTGTTAACTTTCTGAAAAATCCCAAACAATATGAGGATCTGGGAGCAAAAATTCCAAAG GGGGCAATTCTGACAGGTCCTCCAGGTACTGGGAAAACACTTCTAGCTAAAGCTACAGCCGGAGAAGCTAACGTACCATTTATCACAGTCAACGGCTCGGAGTTCCTAGAGATGTTTGTTGGTGTAGGTCCAGCTCGG GTTAGAGACTTATTTGCTCTTGCTCGTAAAAATGCCCCATGCATTCTCTTCATTGACGAAATAGATGCAgtaggaaggaagagaggaaggggcAACTTTGGAGGACAAAGTGAACAAGAGAACACACTCAATCAGCTTCTAGTAGAAATGGATG GATTTAATACAACCACAAATGTAGTAATTTTGGCAGGTACTAACAGGCCGGATATTTTAGACCCTGCTCTAATGAGACCAGGACGCTTTGACAGGCAGATTTACATTG gacCCCCAGATATAAAAGGAAGAGCATCTATTTTCAAAGTTCACCTTAGACCTCTGAAATTAGACACTGTCTTAAATAAAGATAACCTAGCAAGAAAACTCGCATCACTAACACCTGGTTTTTCTG gtgctgatattgctaatgtttGTAATGAAGCTGCTTTAATTGCTGCAAGGCATCTCTCAGATGCTATAAACCAAAAGCATTTTGAGCAAGCAATTGAAAGAGTTATTGGAG gtttggaaaagaaaactcaAGTACTGCAAccagaggagaaaaagacagTAGCATATCATGAGGCAGGGCATGCAGTTGCAGGATGGTTTTTGGAACATGCTGACCCACTCTTAAAG GTATCTATCATCCCACGTGGTAAAGGACTGGGTTACGCTCAGTATTTACCCAAAGAACAGTATCTTTATACCAAAGAGCAGCTACTTGACAGAATGTGCATGACTCTGGGAGGACGTGTATCTGAGCAAATCTTCTTTGGAAGAATTACAACTGGTGCCCAAGATGACTTGAAGAAGGTGACCCAGAGTGCATATGCTCAG attgttCAGTTTGGTATGAATGAAAAAGTAGGGCAGATTTCCTTTGATCTCCCTCGTCAAGGAGACATGGTATTAGAGAAACCTTACAGTGAGGCAACTGCCAGATTGATAGATGAAGAAGTACGGTCACTAATTAACATTGCTTATGACAGGACATTAAGTCTTCTGactgagaagaaagcagaagtggAGAAG GTTGCCCTACGACTACTGGAGAAGGAAGTGCTTGATAAAAGTGATATGCTAGACTTGCTTGGCCCAAGACCATTTGCGGAAAAGTCTACTTATGAAGAATTTGTTGAAGGTACAGGAAGTTTGGATGAGGATACTTCACTACCAGAAGGCCTTAAAGACTGGAACAAAGAGcgtgaaaaagagaaagaggagacaacagatGAACAGGTTGCTAGGCAGATCAGAGGAGGGATGCCATTTTAA
- the PRELID3A gene encoding PRELI domain containing protein 3A isoform X1 → MKIWSSEHVFGHPWDTVIKAAMRKYPNPMNPCVVGVDVLNRSLDNQGRLHSHRLLSTEWGLPSIVKAILGTSRTLTYIEEHSVVDPVEKKMELCSTNITLTNLVSVDERLVYTPHPENPEKTVLTQEAIITVKGISLSSYLESLMANTISSNARKVFKAVYADSCSCLVVYKGQQQVLDTLRGSGCPGVGDQQTKHRIGGAEVNA, encoded by the exons ATGAAGATCTGGAGCTCGGAGCACGTGTTCGG ACACCCCTGGGATACAGTGATCAAAGCTGCTATGAGAAAGTACCCCAACCCAATGAATCCGTGTGTGGTAGGAGTAGATGTCCTCAACAGAAGCCTGGATAACCAGGGGAGGTTGCATAGTCACCGTCTTCTCAGCACAGAGTGGGGATTGCCAAGTATTGTAAAAGCG ATTTTAGGAACAAGTAGAACTCTGACGTACATTGAGGAACATTCTGTGGTAGatccagtggaaaaaaagatgGAGCTTTGCTCAACTAAT attactcTCACAAACTTGGTGTCTGTTGATGAGAGACTGGTTTACACACCTCATCCTGAAAACCCTGAAAA AACTGTGCTAACTCAAGAAGCAATTATTACTGTTAAAGGCATTAGCTTGAGCAGTTATCTGGAAAGCTTAATGGCAAACACAATATCTTCTAATGCCAGAAAG gttttcaaAGCTGTTTATGCAGATTCTTGTTCATGCTTAGTCGTTTATAAAGGACAACAGCAGGTTCTGGACACTTTAAGAG GGTCGGGATGCCCTGGAGTGGGTGATCAGCAAACTAAACACAGAATTGGAGGAGCTGAAGTCAACGCGTGA
- the PRELID3A gene encoding PRELI domain containing protein 3A isoform X2, with protein MKIWSSEHVFGHPWDTVIKAAMRKYPNPMNPCVVGVDVLNRSLDNQGRLHSHRLLSTEWGLPSIVKAILGTSRTLTYIEEHSVVDPVEKKMELCSTNITLTNLVSVDERLVYTPHPENPEKTVLTQEAIITVKGISLSSYLESLMANTISSNARKGRDALEWVISKLNTELEELKSTREGMKPAMAAASTEK; from the exons ATGAAGATCTGGAGCTCGGAGCACGTGTTCGG ACACCCCTGGGATACAGTGATCAAAGCTGCTATGAGAAAGTACCCCAACCCAATGAATCCGTGTGTGGTAGGAGTAGATGTCCTCAACAGAAGCCTGGATAACCAGGGGAGGTTGCATAGTCACCGTCTTCTCAGCACAGAGTGGGGATTGCCAAGTATTGTAAAAGCG ATTTTAGGAACAAGTAGAACTCTGACGTACATTGAGGAACATTCTGTGGTAGatccagtggaaaaaaagatgGAGCTTTGCTCAACTAAT attactcTCACAAACTTGGTGTCTGTTGATGAGAGACTGGTTTACACACCTCATCCTGAAAACCCTGAAAA AACTGTGCTAACTCAAGAAGCAATTATTACTGTTAAAGGCATTAGCTTGAGCAGTTATCTGGAAAGCTTAATGGCAAACACAATATCTTCTAATGCCAGAAAG GGTCGGGATGCCCTGGAGTGGGTGATCAGCAAACTAAACACAGAATTGGAGGAGCTGAAGTCAACGCGTGAGGGCATGAAACCAGCCATGGCAGCAgcatcaacagaaaaataa